A region from the Trachemys scripta elegans isolate TJP31775 chromosome 22, CAS_Tse_1.0, whole genome shotgun sequence genome encodes:
- the GTPBP3 gene encoding tRNA modification GTPase GTPBP3, mitochondrial encodes MEGALLGAGLAHAPPTRLLRPAGGAMWPGTWRKVLAGLSPVSGAAGRVVKRLYCPAGKRDTIFALSSGHGKCGVAVIRTSGPASGAALRSLTGQQELPRPRAVALRRIHDPSSAETLDRGLVIWFPGPHSFTGEDCTELHVHGGLAVVSGVLQALGRLPGLRPADPGEFTKRAFQNGKLGLTEVEGLGDLIHAETEAQRRQALRQMEGELGQLYQRWSEELTKALAHVEAFIDFSEDDNLEEGVLARVDAAVQALEEEVRGHLQDGRRGERLRGGVHVVIAGPTNAGKSCLLNLLCQRPAAIVSPIAGTTRDVVESALNIGGYPVVLSDTAGLRETQDAIEREGVSRARERLQRADVVLAVLAAVDVAPEPGCLADALRAILPPGVPPQRAPCILVLNKADLLEEGRGGALLGACGEGALPPTCLLSCKTGEGVASLLNLLGTQLEQLCGDPLAGSPSLTQARHRLHLTSCLGSLGRYHGYKSLDLVLAAEELRLARRHLGKITGRVSAEEILDIVFRDFCVGK; translated from the exons ATGGAGGGGGcgctgctgggggcggggcttgctcaCGCCCCACCCACCCGGTTGCTGCGCCCTGCCGGGGGGGCCATGTGGCCTGGCACGTGGAGGAAGGTGCTGGCAGGGCTCAGCCCTGTGTCTGGCGCTGctggcag GGTTGTCAAGCGGCTCTACTGCCCTGCGGGGAAGAGAGACACCATCTTCGCCTTGTCTTCGGGCCATGGGAAATGCGGCGTGGCCGTGATCCGGACCAGCGGCCCCGCCAGCGGAGCAGCCTTGCGGAGTCTAACGGGGCAGCAGGAGCTGCCCCGGCCTAGAGCCGTCGCCTTGCGGAGAATCCACGACCCCAGCTCCGCGGAGACTCTGGACAGGGGCCTGGTCATCTGGTTCCCAG GGCCCCACAGTTTCACCGGGGAGGATTGCACTGAGCTGCACGTCCACGGGGGGCTGGCAGTGGTGAGCGGCGTGCTCCAGGCCTTGG GGCGCCTGCCCGGCCTGCGCCCGGCCGACCCCGGCGAGTTCACCAAGCGAGCTTTCCAGAACGGCAAACTGGGCCTGACCgaggtggaggggctgggggaccTGATCCACGCCGAGACGGAGGCCCAGAGGAGGCAGGCGCTGCGGCAGatggagggggagctggggcagCTGTACCAACGCTGGAGTGAGGAGCTCACCAAG GCTCTGGCCCACGTAGAAGCCTTTATCGACTTCAGCGAAGACGACAATCTAGAGGAGGGCGTGCTGGCTCGAG TGGACGCTGCCGTGCAGGCGCTGGAAGAGGAGGTGAGGGGACACCTGCAGGACGGGCGGCGCGGGGAGCGGCTGCGCGGGGGAGTTCACGTGGTGATCGCTGGCCCCACCAACGCTGGCAAGAGCTGCCTGCTTAACCTCCTGT GCCAGAGGCCTGCGGCCATCGTGTCCCCCATTGCGGGGACGACGCGGGACGTGGTGGAGTCAGCTCTGAACATCGGTGGCTACCCCGTGGTGCTGAGTGACACAGCCGGGCTGCGGGAGACCCAAGATGCCATCGAGCGGGAGGGCGTGAGCCGAGCTCGGGAGAG gctgcagcGAGCGGACGTGGTGCTGGCTGTGCTGGCCGCGGTGGACGTTGCTCCGGAGCCTGGGTGCCTTGCCGACGCCTTGCGAGCCATCCTGCCCCCCGGAGTCCCGCCCCAACGGGCGCCCTGCATCCTGGTCCTGAACAAGGCAGACCTGCTGGAGGAGGGGCGTGGGGGGGCCCTGCTGGGAGCCTGCGGAGAGGGGgcgctgccccccacctgcctgctCTCCTGCAAGACTGGAGAGGGCGTGGCCAGTCTCCTGAATCTGCTGGGGACACAGCTGGAGCAGCT GTGCGGCGACCCTCTGGCCGGCTCCCCGAGCCTCACGCAGGCACGGCACCGCCTCCACCTCACCAGTTGCCTGGGCTCGCTGGGCCGGTACCATGGCTACAAGTCCTTGGATCTGGTGCTGGCAGCCGAGGAGCTGCGGCTGGCCCGCAGGCACCTGGGGAAGATCACGGGCCGAGTCAGCGCCGAGGAGATCCTGGATATCGTCTTCAGGGACTTCTGTGTCGGGAAGTGA